The DNA sequence AAGGGAAAATACAAGCCGCAGTCGAAATGATAGCCAATTCCGACGTTGCCCTCTTTTTTGGCATCGGCACTTCTGGCCTGATCGCTGCCTATGCATCCCGACAGTTTTCGAACCTGGGTCAAAGCACTTTCCATATCCAAGATCCCTACTATCCATTTCACTTGATCAGCCGGCAATATACAAATACCGTGGCAATCGTTTGTTCCGTTTCCGGAGAAACAGAAATCATGTTAAGGAAAGTGGGCGATCTGAAGAGTCTGGGGAGCAAAATCATCAGCGTTACGAATTCCTCCACCAATTCATTGGCCAGACAGTCCGATATCAATTTCGCTTATCACTTGACTCCTGAATATGTCGACGAAGAGGTCAACGTCACTTCCCAATTACCGGCCGTGTTTTTGATTGAAACACTGGCAAGACGCAATTATAATTACATGCAACAAATGCGCAACCATAAGCCTCAATGAAAGGTTGCGCTGAAACAAAACGTTTCTTTTCTGAAACATCATTCCAAAAGCTGATTATCGTTCCTTTACGAGATGAAACTGTTTACATTTCGTTCACAAACTCTATAATAAGCTTATATTGAAAAACAGAAAGCGCATCCGCGATTGCAAAGCCGCTCTTTTTAAAGAAAGAGCATTTGTTTTCCGAATGGATGTAACCGCTTAATGGCAGTCGGCTTCCTGAGAGGAAATCGATAGGGAAGGAATGAAAGTATGTATCATAAGAAATTGAAACCGTTTAAAGAAGATTTTTTATGGGGGTCCGCAACCAGCGCATATCAAGTTGAAGGCGCTTGGGACGAAGACGGTAAAGGCCCATCAGTTCAGGATGTGAAGGAAATCGTTCCCGACACTTCCGACTTTAAAGTAGCTACTGACCATTACCACCACATGCAGGAAGACATTGCGTTATTGGCTGAGATGGGATTCAAAACCTATCGCTTCTCGATTTCATGGTCGCGGGTCATTCCGGACGGTGACGGAGAAGTCAATCCGAAAGGTCTTCAGTTCTACAGCGACTTGGTGGATGAATGCCTGAAATACGGTATCGAACCATTAGTGACGGTCTACCACTTTGACTTGCCGCAAGGGCTTGCTGAAAAAGGTGGCTGGGAAAACCGCGCCACAATCGATGCTTTTGTCCGCTACTGCGATGTGCTCTTCGATAACCTAGGGGACCGCGTCAAACTATGGCTGACGATCAATGAACAGAACATGATGATTCTTCACGGCGCTGCAGTCGGTACTGGGGAAAGCACCTTGAAATCCTTGTACCAACAAAACCACCACATGCTTGTCGCACAGGCGATGGTGATGAACAACTGCCACGAAAAATTACCGCATGTGAAAATCGGACCGGCACCGAATATTTCGGCCGTCTATCCGAAATCGAACAACCCAGCGGATGTCCAAGCAGCCGATTTGTATACAGCAATCCGTAACTGGCTTTATCTTGATATCGCCGTATATGGTGTATACAATCACCAAGTGTGGGCTTACCTGGAGGAAAATGATGCCTTGCCTGATATGGAATCGGGTGACTTGGAGATACTGAAATCCGCGGAATGTGATTTCATCGCCTTCAATTACTACAACAGCTCGACTGTTCAAGCCTATCCGGCCGGAACGGAACGCAAAGCAGGCAAAAAAGACCAGCAATTATCAGATAGCCAAGAAGGATTCTTTGCAGGATCCGACAATGAGCATCTTCCTTATACAGAATTCGGTTGGCAGATCGACCCCACCGGATTCCGCACGACGATTAACCAAATTTACTCTCGTTATCGTAAACCCCTGATCGTTACTGAAAACGGTTTAGGCGGTATTGATAAGCTGGAAGACGGGAAGGTCCATGATAATTATCGGATCGACTATCTCCGCAACCATATCGAACAGATGAACCTGGCTGTTACGGATGGAGCAGATGTGTTCGGCTACTGCACCTGGAGTGCAATCGACCTTATCAGCACCCACCAAGGGTTCCGCAAGCGTTATGGCTTTGTTTACGTCAACCGGGAAGACTTCGATCTGAAAGATCTGAAGAGATACCGGAAAGATAGTTTCTATTGGTACAAAGGAGTGATCGCGTCAAACGGGGAGAAACTGGAAGGTTAGAGGTAGAAAGCAAGAAAAGTTTTTCGCACCATCCGTTGTTGATAAAGAACAGCGGCAAATGAAGGCGAAAGACGAATGCCCATTGTTCTGATACTGACTGGCAGAATCCGGACAAGCAATCATATCAATTTATATTACTGTTTTCGAAGACGGCACGCTGTCTTCACAAGCGTTCCTAACAGAGGAGGATTTTATTATGGATAAATTCTTAGATACATTACAAGAAAAATTAGGACCAATTGCTTACAAATTAAACGAAAACCGTTACCTTTCAGCAATCAAGAGCGGGTTCTTCGGAGCAATGTCCCTATTGATCATCGGATCGATTTTCCTATTGTTCGCAAACTTACCGATTCCGGGTTATGCAGACTTCATGGCAGGTATCTTCGGTGCCAACTGGACGCAATTCTTCATGGTGCCTTACAACATGACAATGAACATCATGACCTTATTCGTTATGATCGGGATTTCCCAAGACTTGTCAAAACACTACGGCTTGGATGATCTGGCAGGAATCATCTACGGTATCGTTGGGTTCCTTATCTTGACTCCAACATTATTGAGTGCTGAAAACGCATCAGGAATCCCAATGGGTAACTTGAGTGCCAGCGGTTTGTTCCTAGGTATGATGAGTGCTGTTTTCGCAGTCGAAATCATCCGTTGGGTATTGGCTCGCGGCTGGAAATTAAGCATGCCTGATTCCGTACCATCAAACGTTGCAAAATCATTTGACGCATTGATCCCTGGATTGTTCGTCATCCTGATCTTCAACATCTTGCGCATGGTATTCGCTTTGACACCATACGAAACAGCTCAATCATTCATCTTCGAAATCATCCAAGCACCACTGACTAGCTTAGGTGCAACATTACCGGCAACTGTTTTGGTACTGATTTTGGAAACACTTTTGTTCTCATTTGGTCTTCACGGTCCAAATATCTTGGGTGCTGTAATGCAACCAATCTGGTTGACGCTGACTGCAGAAAATGCAGATGCTTATGCTGCCGGTTTGGAATTACCGAATATCGTCAACTACCAATTCTATGCAAACTTCATCAAAATCGGTGGTGCCGGTTCAACGTTAGGTTTGGCATTGCTTTGCTTATTCGCAGCAAGATCTACTCAATTCAAAACACTTGGAAAATTAGCAATCGGACCTGGATTGTTCAACATCAATGAACCGTTGATCTTCGGTATGCCAATCGTATTGAACCCAATCTTGATGATTCCGTTCATCTTGACTCCGGTAATCTTGGCTATCCTGACTTACTTCGTGATGAGCATTGGTCTGGTTCCTCTTACAAACGGGGTAAACATTCCTTGGACAACGCCTCCAGTATTCTCTGGTTTCTTGATCAGCGGATGGAGAGGTGCTGTATGGCAAATCATTGAAACATTCATCAGTGCTGCAGTCTTCTATCCATTCTTCAAAATCGAAGACAACAAGGCATACAATGTTGAAATCGGTGAACTTGAAGCTGATGCTTCAGGCAACGTAGTAGCATAATAACACAGCATCACAATGAGCCCCTTTCATAGGGGCTCAAATTAGATATAAGGATGGGGAAGTCTTATGGCAGACAAAACAATCATGTTAGTATGTGCAGCTGGAATGAGCACGAGCTTGCTTGTATCAAAAATGCAAAAGGCGGCGGCAGCGCAAGGATTGGACGCTGAAATTTTCGCAGTGTCCGCTTCAGAAGCAGATGCACACTTGGCTAAGAAAAAAATCGATGTCCTGATGTTGGGACCTCAAGTTAAATACATGAAGAAACAATTCGAAGATAAAGTTGCCGGAACGGATACAAAAATGGATGTCATCAACATGCAGGACTACGGCATGATGAACGGCGAAAAAGTATTGAAGACAGCTCTTACTTTAATGGGCGAATAATAAAAAGACTGAAGGAGTTTACAACATGGCAGAACCAAAAAACCTAGATGTCATCATGCAGTTGATCATGCATGGGGGCGATGCAAAAGGAAATGCTATTGAAGCGATCGAAGCCGCAAAAGCAGGAGACTTTGCATTAGCGAACGAAAAAATCAGCGAATCGGAAAAAGCATTGGTGGAAGCCCATCATGCGCAGACCGGCCTGTTGACACAAGAAGCATCAGGGGATGCAGTGGAACTGTCCTTATTGATGGTCCATGGCCAAGATCATTTGATGACGTCCATCGCATTCAAAGATTTGGCGAAAGAAATCGTCGAAATCTATGAGAAAATCGCAAAATAGTCACCAGCCGACAAACATAGATGGACCATAAATCGCTCACATGATTTATGGTCCATTTTTCATTTCGGGAAGCAGCAACAATAAAAACAGAAAGCGGGTCATACTATGCAACACAAAAAACTGAAGGATTTTCCGGAAGGCTTCTTATGGGGTTCTGCCTCGGCCGCCTATCAAGTTGAAGGGGCTTGGGATGAAGATGGGAAAGGCGCATCTGTTTGGGACACCTTTGTCAGGATTCCGGGCAAGACGTTTAAGGGAACTAACGGTGACGTAGCGGTTGATCACTACCACCGATTCAAAGAAGATGTCGCGCTGATGGCTGAACAGGGGCTGAAGGCTTATCGTTTTTCGATCGCTTGGAGCCGTATCTTCCCTCACAATATGCAGGAAATGAACGAAAAAGGTCTGCAGTTCTATGATGATCTGATTGATGAATTGCTGGCGAATCAAATTGAACCGGTTGTCACTTTGTATCATTGGGACATCCCGCAATATCTGCAGGATGAATATCTGGGATGGGAATCACGCCAGATAATCGAAGACTTCACCACTTACGCAGAAACGGTGTTCCGCAGATACGGCGACCGGGTAAAATATTGGGTATCCTTGAACGAACAAAATGTTTTCATTTCCCATGGCTACATGATGGCGACGCATCCGCCGGCAGTGAAGGATCCGAAACGGATGTACCAGGCTAATCATCATGCGAACGTAGCGAATGCGGCAGCCATCAACAAATACCGTTCGCTTGGTTTGGATGGGCAGATCGGCCCGAGTTTTGCTTATTCGCCGGGCTACCCGATTGATGCCCGGCCCGAGAATGTTTTGGCGGCCGAGAATTTTGATGAATTGAACGCTTATTTTTGGATGGACGTCTATGCAAAAGGTGAATATCCATCCGTCATCTGGAATTGGTTGGAAGAAAATGATTTGTTGCCTGAAACGTTGCCGGAAGATTTTGAGGTATTGAAAGCAGGGAAACCGGATTTCATGGGCGTGAATTACTATCAGACATCAACGGTTGCCGAGAATCCATTGGATGGCGTCGGCATCGGCACGCCGAATTATTCCGGAGAAAAGGGAAGCACGGAAAGAGGCGGGATTCCAGGCGTTTTCAAAGAAGTGATGAATCCGTTCGTCGAAAAGACCAATTGGGATTGGGATATCGATCCAGTGGGCCTTCGGATTGCCTTGCGTCGGATAAACAGCCGATACGGATTGCCGATACTGATAACCGAAAACGGATTGGGTGAATACGATAAGCTTGAAGAGGGACAGATCCATGACCAGTATCGGATCGATTATCTGAACGACCATGCCAAAGCGGTGCAGGAAGCCATCACAGATGGGGTGAAAGTGCTCGGATACTGCACGTGGAGCTATACCGATCTTTTGAGTTGGCTGAATGGGTATCAAAAGCGGTATGGATTTGTTTATGTGGACCGCGATGAAGACAGTCCGAAAGAATTGAAACGATACAAAAAGGCCAGTTATTACTGGTACAAAGAGGTCATAGAACAAAACGGCAAAAATCTGAAGTAGTGTCCTCATTCAGCGAAACCTGAAAGAAAGCGGTTTTCTGAAAACGTTTGAATTTTATGAAAGTGTTTTCGACAAACGCTATCATATGTGTTATAATAATTGCATATCAAATTAATTTTATGGATGGAGAGAATGAATATGGCAGATAAAACAATCATGTTAGTATGTGCAGCTGGAATGAGCACCAGCTTACTTGTATCAAAAATGCAAAAAGCGGCGGCAGCGCAAGGATTGGACGCTGAAATTTTCGCAGTATCCGCTTCGGAAGCAGATGCACACTTGGCTAAGAAAAAAATTGATGTCCTGATGTTGGGGCCTCAAGTTAAATACATGAAAAAACAATTCGAAGACAAGGTTGCCGGCACGGACACAAAAATGGATGTCATCAACATGCAGGACTACGGCATGATGAACGGCGAAAAAGTATTGAAAACAGCTTTAACTTTAATGGGCGAATAAACAAACAACACTGAAGGAGTTACAAACATGGCAGAACCAAAAAACCTGGATGTCATCATGCAGTTGATCATGCATGGGGGCGATGCAAAAGGAAATGCGATTGAAGCGATCGAAGCCGCAAAAGCAGGAGACTTTGCATTAGCGAACGAAAAAATGACAGAATCGGAAAAAGCATTGGTGGAAGCCCACCATGCGCAGACCGGCCTGTTGACACAAGAAGCATCAGGGGATGCAGTGGAACTGTCGTTATTGATGGTGCACGGACAAGATCATTTGATGACGTCCATCGCATTCAAAGACTTGGCGAAAGAAATCGTCGAAATCTACGAAAAAATCAGTAAATAATTAATCAAGTGCAAGCGGATATTCGGTGAAAACTGGATATCCGCTTTTTTATT is a window from the uncultured Trichococcus sp. genome containing:
- a CDS encoding MurR/RpiR family transcriptional regulator; the encoded protein is MFNQENVKLLTNTELKVYEYIVQHTQKVIRMSVREIASETHVSPATVTRTISKLGFENIWECKLHLKEMDNRKHNKKVFETSEIVEEFFSRSMQSEYEGKIQAAVEMIANSDVALFFGIGTSGLIAAYASRQFSNLGQSTFHIQDPYYPFHLISRQYTNTVAIVCSVSGETEIMLRKVGDLKSLGSKIISVTNSSTNSLARQSDINFAYHLTPEYVDEEVNVTSQLPAVFLIETLARRNYNYMQQMRNHKPQ
- a CDS encoding glycoside hydrolase family 1 protein; its protein translation is MYHKKLKPFKEDFLWGSATSAYQVEGAWDEDGKGPSVQDVKEIVPDTSDFKVATDHYHHMQEDIALLAEMGFKTYRFSISWSRVIPDGDGEVNPKGLQFYSDLVDECLKYGIEPLVTVYHFDLPQGLAEKGGWENRATIDAFVRYCDVLFDNLGDRVKLWLTINEQNMMILHGAAVGTGESTLKSLYQQNHHMLVAQAMVMNNCHEKLPHVKIGPAPNISAVYPKSNNPADVQAADLYTAIRNWLYLDIAVYGVYNHQVWAYLEENDALPDMESGDLEILKSAECDFIAFNYYNSSTVQAYPAGTERKAGKKDQQLSDSQEGFFAGSDNEHLPYTEFGWQIDPTGFRTTINQIYSRYRKPLIVTENGLGGIDKLEDGKVHDNYRIDYLRNHIEQMNLAVTDGADVFGYCTWSAIDLISTHQGFRKRYGFVYVNREDFDLKDLKRYRKDSFYWYKGVIASNGEKLEG
- a CDS encoding PTS sugar transporter subunit IIC, producing MDKFLDTLQEKLGPIAYKLNENRYLSAIKSGFFGAMSLLIIGSIFLLFANLPIPGYADFMAGIFGANWTQFFMVPYNMTMNIMTLFVMIGISQDLSKHYGLDDLAGIIYGIVGFLILTPTLLSAENASGIPMGNLSASGLFLGMMSAVFAVEIIRWVLARGWKLSMPDSVPSNVAKSFDALIPGLFVILIFNILRMVFALTPYETAQSFIFEIIQAPLTSLGATLPATVLVLILETLLFSFGLHGPNILGAVMQPIWLTLTAENADAYAAGLELPNIVNYQFYANFIKIGGAGSTLGLALLCLFAARSTQFKTLGKLAIGPGLFNINEPLIFGMPIVLNPILMIPFILTPVILAILTYFVMSIGLVPLTNGVNIPWTTPPVFSGFLISGWRGAVWQIIETFISAAVFYPFFKIEDNKAYNVEIGELEADASGNVVA
- a CDS encoding PTS sugar transporter subunit IIB; amino-acid sequence: MADKTIMLVCAAGMSTSLLVSKMQKAAAAQGLDAEIFAVSASEADAHLAKKKIDVLMLGPQVKYMKKQFEDKVAGTDTKMDVINMQDYGMMNGEKVLKTALTLMGE
- a CDS encoding PTS lactose/cellobiose transporter subunit IIA; the encoded protein is MAEPKNLDVIMQLIMHGGDAKGNAIEAIEAAKAGDFALANEKISESEKALVEAHHAQTGLLTQEASGDAVELSLLMVHGQDHLMTSIAFKDLAKEIVEIYEKIAK
- a CDS encoding glycoside hydrolase family 1 protein; this translates as MQHKKLKDFPEGFLWGSASAAYQVEGAWDEDGKGASVWDTFVRIPGKTFKGTNGDVAVDHYHRFKEDVALMAEQGLKAYRFSIAWSRIFPHNMQEMNEKGLQFYDDLIDELLANQIEPVVTLYHWDIPQYLQDEYLGWESRQIIEDFTTYAETVFRRYGDRVKYWVSLNEQNVFISHGYMMATHPPAVKDPKRMYQANHHANVANAAAINKYRSLGLDGQIGPSFAYSPGYPIDARPENVLAAENFDELNAYFWMDVYAKGEYPSVIWNWLEENDLLPETLPEDFEVLKAGKPDFMGVNYYQTSTVAENPLDGVGIGTPNYSGEKGSTERGGIPGVFKEVMNPFVEKTNWDWDIDPVGLRIALRRINSRYGLPILITENGLGEYDKLEEGQIHDQYRIDYLNDHAKAVQEAITDGVKVLGYCTWSYTDLLSWLNGYQKRYGFVYVDRDEDSPKELKRYKKASYYWYKEVIEQNGKNLK
- a CDS encoding PTS sugar transporter subunit IIB; amino-acid sequence: MADKTIMLVCAAGMSTSLLVSKMQKAAAAQGLDAEIFAVSASEADAHLAKKKIDVLMLGPQVKYMKKQFEDKVAGTDTKMDVINMQDYGMMNGEKVLKTALTLMGE
- a CDS encoding PTS lactose/cellobiose transporter subunit IIA gives rise to the protein MAEPKNLDVIMQLIMHGGDAKGNAIEAIEAAKAGDFALANEKMTESEKALVEAHHAQTGLLTQEASGDAVELSLLMVHGQDHLMTSIAFKDLAKEIVEIYEKISK